One genomic segment of Gemmatimonadota bacterium includes these proteins:
- a CDS encoding DUF4292 domain-containing protein — MHNRRYLLILFFLIAGCVANRPALLPPVTSSTEFFDLIATRYDSLRNQEVRASIDLTIDGVRERRASALVRHRVPSDLKLVVGGFGTVVMAARARDDTLHVHLPRENRYLVGPPEDVLYVLTDVDLSYYAYDRAILGLPNLSLLDVSRVVRFESGEKHIFLELQYDLYLRRLWIEAGTGFLREERVYNADGQLVSARILSDYRLDGGFALPRRIEIRQGEDVILIQVKSRAINTGLSDKDFVLPVPRDATRHDIQR; from the coding sequence ACAATCGTAGATATCTCCTTATTCTCTTCTTTCTGATCGCTGGTTGCGTCGCCAATCGCCCCGCTCTTTTGCCGCCTGTTACTTCTTCAACCGAATTTTTTGATCTCATCGCTACCCGCTACGACAGCCTGCGCAATCAGGAGGTCCGCGCGAGTATTGACCTCACGATTGATGGGGTGCGCGAACGCAGGGCTTCTGCGCTTGTGCGCCACCGAGTGCCTTCAGATCTCAAACTCGTGGTTGGGGGGTTCGGTACCGTGGTTATGGCCGCGCGTGCCCGGGATGATACGCTGCACGTTCACCTGCCCCGCGAGAATCGCTATCTCGTGGGTCCTCCCGAAGATGTGCTCTATGTGCTCACGGATGTCGATTTGTCCTATTATGCGTATGATCGCGCTATTTTGGGCTTGCCCAATCTTTCCCTTCTGGATGTCTCTCGCGTGGTGCGCTTTGAATCTGGAGAAAAACATATTTTTCTCGAGTTGCAATACGATCTTTATTTGCGCCGTCTCTGGATTGAGGCTGGTACGGGTTTTTTGCGCGAGGAGAGGGTCTATAACGCTGATGGACAACTCGTATCGGCACGCATTCTGTCCGATTATCGCCTGGATGGCGGTTTTGCACTACCCCGGCGTATCGAGATTCGGCAGGGCGAGGATGTCATTCTCATCCAGGTCAAATCGCGCGCTATCAATACGGGGCTATCCGACAAGGACTTTGTTTTGCCCGTGCCCAGAGATGCCACGCGTCACGATATTCAACGATGA
- a CDS encoding M14 family metallopeptidase: MTRLLIVLIALISLNTPAHSRIDLSYYLPEGTTYNPDIPTPEAFFGFQIGDWHLRHDLIANYMRALAERSDRIVLTQYAQTHQQRPLLLLTITSPQNHQNLATIQRQHLQLTNPDQSPALDINTMPVVVYMGYSIHGNEPSGGNAAPLIAYHLSAAQGPAIDNLLANTVILLDPVSNPDGFDRFAHWANTHRGKQLIADPEHREHREIWPSGRTNHYWFDLNRDWVFIQHPESRGRIETFHAWKPNMLTDHHEMNTNSTYFFQPGIPSRNNPLTPARTYELTAEIAKRHVSALDKIGTLYYTRESFDDFYIGKGSTYPDLNGGVGLLFEQASARGLIQESIHGLISFPFAIRNQVRTALSALQAAHELRTELLSHQRAFYISAYQEAEAAAIKAYVFGDPDDIARTHHFIDILQQHHIQIYDLARPMRIGGQTFAPGSAYIIPTAQPQYRLLTSLFERRTTFRDSLFYDVSAWTLPLAFNMPLVEIKSSSQEFIGDLLPPSKFPRGRLSVFNSAVDTQADYIGERGAYAYLFEWKGHYAPRALYRLQKAGIRAKVASRQFRMRIPSVADSGNVHLFDYGTILIPMGIQKNDPQTIRNLMQTIALEDALDVFAVSTGQTDSGIDLGSPGFVPLETPQIALLIGRGADVYNAGEVWHLLDQRYNIAISLIDASHVRDIDLNRYNTVIAAGGSYSNLDSTGVNALKQWLRRGNTLIALNSAVRWATNTKLASAQYIERNRTNRNERKTYINAPSDRGAQIIGGAIFQTYLDRTHPLAYGYRSDSLPVFRRGTLFIKPVNPYATPLQYAKQPLLAGYISEQNHNYIAETASTLVAKQGNGRVILMLDNPTFRAYWYGTQKLFANALFFGPTISPGTLNE; this comes from the coding sequence ATACGCCCAAACACACCAGCAACGGCCTCTATTATTGCTCACCATCACATCCCCGCAAAACCACCAGAACCTCGCAACCATCCAGAGGCAACACCTGCAACTCACAAACCCGGACCAGTCCCCCGCACTCGACATCAACACAATGCCCGTAGTCGTGTACATGGGATATAGCATCCACGGCAATGAACCCAGCGGAGGCAACGCCGCGCCATTAATTGCATATCACCTATCAGCGGCGCAGGGTCCTGCCATAGACAACCTCCTCGCCAACACCGTCATCTTGCTCGACCCCGTATCCAATCCCGATGGCTTTGACCGCTTTGCACACTGGGCAAACACCCACCGCGGCAAACAACTCATTGCCGACCCCGAACACCGGGAACATCGAGAAATCTGGCCGAGCGGGCGCACCAACCACTACTGGTTTGACCTCAACCGCGACTGGGTCTTCATCCAGCATCCCGAAAGCAGGGGGCGGATTGAAACATTCCACGCCTGGAAACCCAACATGCTCACCGACCACCATGAAATGAACACCAATTCCACTTACTTTTTTCAACCGGGCATACCCTCGCGCAACAATCCCCTCACCCCGGCACGCACCTATGAACTCACCGCTGAAATCGCCAAACGCCACGTCAGCGCGCTCGATAAAATCGGCACACTATATTACACGCGGGAATCATTCGACGACTTTTACATCGGCAAAGGATCGACCTATCCCGATCTCAATGGCGGCGTGGGCCTTCTCTTTGAGCAAGCCAGCGCACGCGGGCTTATACAAGAAAGCATTCACGGACTGATCTCCTTTCCCTTTGCCATACGCAATCAGGTGAGAACCGCCCTATCAGCACTCCAGGCAGCCCATGAACTGCGCACCGAACTGCTATCGCATCAGCGCGCTTTTTACATCTCCGCATACCAGGAAGCCGAGGCTGCCGCCATCAAAGCTTATGTTTTTGGCGACCCGGATGACATAGCGCGCACCCATCATTTTATCGACATACTCCAGCAACACCACATACAGATCTACGACCTCGCCCGCCCCATGCGCATCGGCGGCCAGACCTTCGCACCCGGCTCGGCCTATATCATTCCCACCGCGCAACCGCAATACCGCTTACTCACCAGCCTGTTTGAACGCCGCACCACCTTTCGTGACAGCTTATTTTACGATGTCTCAGCCTGGACATTGCCCCTGGCATTTAACATGCCCCTCGTCGAGATCAAATCGTCATCCCAGGAATTTATTGGCGACCTGTTGCCCCCGTCTAAATTTCCTCGTGGCCGTCTATCTGTATTCAACTCAGCGGTCGATACACAGGCGGATTATATAGGCGAACGTGGGGCTTATGCGTACCTGTTTGAATGGAAGGGACATTACGCACCGCGCGCACTTTATCGCCTGCAAAAAGCTGGAATAAGAGCCAAAGTGGCCTCGCGACAATTTCGCATGCGCATCCCTTCTGTGGCCGACTCAGGGAATGTGCACTTATTTGACTACGGCACCATACTCATCCCCATGGGCATTCAAAAAAATGACCCGCAAACAATTCGGAACCTCATGCAAACAATCGCCCTCGAAGACGCCCTCGATGTATTTGCCGTCTCCACCGGACAGACCGACAGTGGTATTGACCTGGGCAGCCCGGGGTTTGTCCCCCTAGAAACACCTCAAATAGCCCTTTTAATAGGCAGAGGTGCCGATGTCTATAACGCCGGAGAAGTGTGGCATTTGTTAGACCAGCGCTATAACATCGCCATCAGCCTCATAGACGCCAGCCATGTGCGCGATATAGACCTCAATCGCTATAACACAGTAATCGCAGCAGGCGGATCTTATAGCAACCTCGACTCCACTGGCGTCAACGCCTTAAAACAGTGGCTGCGCCGGGGCAATACACTCATTGCTCTCAACAGTGCGGTTCGCTGGGCCACCAATACCAAACTCGCCAGTGCCCAATACATCGAGCGAAATCGAACAAACCGCAACGAACGCAAAACTTATATCAATGCACCCAGCGATCGGGGAGCGCAAATTATTGGCGGTGCTATCTTTCAGACCTACCTGGACCGCACCCACCCCCTCGCCTATGGGTATCGCAGCGATAGCCTGCCAGTCTTTCGGCGCGGCACACTCTTTATAAAACCCGTAAACCCTTATGCCACCCCTTTGCAATACGCCAAACAGCCCTTGCTCGCGGGTTATATCTCTGAACAGAACCACAATTACATCGCCGAAACCGCATCCACTCTCGTCGCCAAACAGGGCAATGGCCGCGTCATACTCATGCTCGACAACCCCACCTTCCGCGCCTACTGGTACGGCACCCAAAAACTCTTTGCCAACGCCCTCTTTTTCGGTCCCACCATCAGCCCTGGCACATTGAACGAATAA